The Thiothrix subterranea genome has a segment encoding these proteins:
- a CDS encoding RNA-guided endonuclease InsQ/TnpB family protein, with product MIISHKIRLDPNNKQATYLAKAAGTARFAYNWALAEWQSQYAAWKDDNTQPKPNQMSLRRQLNAIKREQFPWMLEVTKNAPQMAIIQLGQAFNNFFAGRAKYPQFKKKGKSRDSFTLTNDQFSLDASRIRIPNLGLVRMRETLRFFGKILSATISRTADQWFASITVDTDQNHLPPAENQGTVGVDLGVSALATLSTGEKVTGAKPHKALLSRLQRLSRSLSRKVKGSANRHKAKAKLARLHAKIANIRQDSLHQLTTDLTRCFHIIGIEDLNVSGMVKNRHLSRAISDMGFFEFRRQLEYKAGMRGAVVVVADRFFASSKTCSAPGCGHKVDKLPLSVREWTCPVCGAVHDRDVNAAKNLQEYASATLSNHAVSSTVSACGGEGAGLGRKPKTKPAPMKQEFNRKLDLG from the coding sequence ATGATTATCAGCCACAAAATCCGCCTAGACCCCAACAATAAACAAGCCACGTACTTGGCGAAAGCCGCAGGTACAGCTCGGTTTGCTTACAACTGGGCGTTGGCGGAATGGCAAAGCCAATACGCGGCATGGAAAGACGACAACACCCAGCCCAAACCCAACCAAATGAGCTTGCGCCGCCAGTTGAACGCCATTAAACGCGAACAATTCCCGTGGATGCTCGAAGTCACCAAAAACGCTCCACAAATGGCGATTATCCAACTGGGGCAAGCGTTCAACAACTTTTTTGCCGGACGTGCCAAGTACCCGCAGTTCAAAAAGAAAGGCAAGAGCCGTGACAGTTTCACCCTCACCAACGATCAATTTTCGCTTGATGCTTCCCGCATCCGCATTCCCAACCTTGGGTTAGTACGGATGCGGGAAACGTTACGCTTTTTCGGCAAAATTCTTTCTGCCACGATTTCCCGCACCGCTGACCAGTGGTTCGCCAGCATCACCGTGGATACGGATCAAAACCATCTCCCGCCTGCCGAAAACCAAGGCACGGTGGGGGTGGATTTGGGCGTATCCGCACTGGCAACCCTGTCAACGGGGGAAAAAGTGACAGGAGCAAAGCCGCATAAAGCCTTGCTTTCACGCCTACAACGGCTCTCACGCAGCCTGTCGCGCAAGGTCAAAGGCAGTGCCAACCGCCACAAAGCCAAGGCAAAACTGGCAAGGCTTCACGCCAAGATAGCCAACATCCGCCAAGACAGTTTGCACCAACTCACTACGGATTTAACCCGCTGTTTCCACATCATCGGCATTGAAGACTTGAACGTATCGGGCATGGTGAAAAATCGCCATTTATCCCGTGCCATCAGTGATATGGGGTTTTTCGAGTTTCGCCGTCAACTGGAATACAAGGCGGGAATGCGTGGGGCTGTGGTCGTGGTGGCTGATCGGTTTTTTGCCTCCAGCAAGACTTGTTCTGCCCCCGGCTGTGGGCATAAAGTGGACAAATTGCCACTATCGGTACGCGAATGGACTTGCCCCGTTTGTGGCGCAGTTCATGACCGTGACGTAAACGCTGCCAAGAATTTGCAAGAGTATGCTTCGGCTACGCTCAGCAACCACGCCGTGAGTTCCACGGTGTCGGCCTGTGGAGGGGAAGGCGCTGGTCTTGGGCGCAAGCCGAAGACGAAACCAGCCCCAATGAAGCAGGAATTTAACCGCAAACTTGACCTTGGTTAA
- the rsgA gene encoding ribosome small subunit-dependent GTPase A — protein MTENLSHPASTAPENGQIITRFGADFLVETADAELLRCTARRKLDHLACGDYVQWERQAQGNAAITAMLPRRNVLERPDFRGRLRPIAANIDLLIVVASWQPAPIWETLDRYLIAANRLPADVLLVFNKADLRQSLASTEAETCLAEYQRIGIPILHVSAKQQQGIQPILEAIQGRTAIVVGQSGVGKSSLAMQLLPETDIRVGTISETGEGRHTTTSATLYRLPSGGSLIDSPGVRDFGLTGMDFATLETGFPEFRPFLGECRFHNCTHNHEPNCAIKAAVQAGQLPPRRFARYLSLLANI, from the coding sequence ATGACGGAAAACTTATCTCACCCTGCCTCCACTGCACCAGAAAACGGGCAAATCATTACCCGTTTCGGCGCTGATTTCTTAGTAGAAACAGCGGACGCTGAACTATTGCGCTGCACCGCCCGCCGCAAACTTGACCATCTGGCTTGCGGCGACTACGTGCAATGGGAACGCCAAGCCCAAGGCAACGCCGCTATTACAGCGATGCTCCCGCGCCGCAACGTATTGGAACGCCCCGATTTTCGCGGCAGATTGCGCCCCATTGCTGCCAATATCGACCTATTGATTGTGGTCGCCAGTTGGCAACCCGCCCCCATTTGGGAAACGCTCGACCGTTACCTGATTGCTGCCAACCGCCTTCCCGCCGACGTGCTCTTGGTTTTCAACAAAGCCGACTTGCGCCAGAGCCTCGCCAGTACCGAAGCTGAAACCTGTTTGGCAGAATACCAACGCATCGGCATTCCGATTCTGCATGTTTCCGCCAAGCAACAGCAGGGCATTCAGCCCATCCTTGAAGCCATTCAAGGGCGCACCGCGATTGTGGTTGGGCAATCCGGGGTGGGCAAATCATCGCTTGCCATGCAATTACTGCCCGAAACTGATATTCGCGTCGGCACGATTTCTGAAACCGGCGAAGGCCGCCACACCACCACCTCGGCAACCCTGTACCGCTTACCGTCGGGCGGCTCGCTGATCGACTCCCCCGGTGTGCGCGATTTTGGGTTGACCGGCATGGACTTTGCCACGCTGGAAACCGGCTTCCCCGAATTCCGCCCGTTTCTGGGCGAATGCCGCTTCCACAACTGCACCCACAACCATGAGCCGAATTGTGCCATTAAAGCCGCCGTCCAAGCCGGGCAACTGCCACCGCGCCGCTTTGCGCGTTACCTGAGTTTATTGGCGAATATTTAA
- the orn gene encoding oligoribonuclease: MSVNQENLIWIDLEMTGLDTVNDVIIEIATVVTDKDLNILAEGPVIAIHQTAETLAKMDDWNQKQHGGSGLIQRVLASEWTEAQAEQATLDFLKQFVPAGASPMCGNSICQDRRFLARQMPELEKFFHYRNLDVSTLKELANRWKPGLAAGFKKESQHLALADVRDSIDELAYYRAHFIRE, translated from the coding sequence ATGAGCGTGAATCAGGAAAATTTGATCTGGATTGATCTGGAAATGACGGGCTTAGATACCGTCAACGACGTGATTATCGAAATTGCCACCGTCGTCACCGATAAAGACCTGAATATATTGGCAGAAGGCCCGGTGATTGCCATCCACCAAACCGCTGAAACGCTGGCGAAAATGGATGATTGGAATCAGAAGCAACACGGCGGTTCGGGGCTGATTCAGCGCGTGTTAGCAAGTGAATGGACGGAGGCGCAAGCCGAACAAGCCACCCTCGATTTCCTGAAGCAATTTGTGCCAGCGGGTGCGTCGCCGATGTGTGGTAATAGCATTTGTCAGGATCGGCGTTTTCTGGCGCGGCAAATGCCGGAATTGGAGAAATTCTTTCATTACCGCAATCTGGATGTGAGCACCCTGAAAGAGTTGGCGAATCGCTGGAAACCGGGGTTGGCGGCAGGTTTTAAGAAAGAATCACAGCATTTGGCATTGGCGGATGTGCGGGATTCGATTGATGAGCTGGCGTATTACCGGGCGCATTTTATTCGGGAGTAA
- a CDS encoding transglycosylase SLT domain-containing protein: MSRLLLTLMCCALSSTPPALAESPENSRMQRQLFQQTYSDLQAGNPDTFAALPAAMRQYPLYPWLEYTDLKQRLDTLPDATVLDFIRRNPDSLMADALNIQLAKRLAAKQDWQTLLATIPATLDDTDTQCYRTQALAAVGQKDAALELGKKTWMSISKSLSDACIPVTDLLRRHVMLSTSDYWERIRAALDKNQTTLATQLAAALPPEAQMAVTTWIQIREAPAAALPAAMQQPDNAYLRDAIAFGLERLAKKESQQAEALWQTARQTLKFTPEESAKVESALGIQQALRHDPAALKRLAAIPAAQRTQDANLWLARTAARQGEWKTLLDATQHLQFEHERDAAGWHYWQARALEQTGKKAKATTLYTQIAPQATFYGFLAADRLGQTYTSLKTPAVDRSQRIAGLQKVAAIQRAFEWFALGNREQGRKEWFRALKQMDKEGALAAADLAIRSNDHNLAIWTVARAKEWDETHLRFPVVHTDLVMAQARNQGIQPAWVMGVIRRESAFDATVESSAKALGLMQLIPSTAKAVGTKLGLNIKGRDDILPPATNIQLGSAYLREMLGKFSGNYAQATAAYNAGPGRPPQWAPQQLINADQWIESIPFTETREYVQAVMGYTTIYDEKLNPGKGRRLSERLQPIAPHAPKPAPSP, encoded by the coding sequence ATGAGCCGACTGCTTCTCACGTTGATGTGTTGCGCGTTATCCAGCACCCCGCCCGCCCTAGCGGAGTCGCCGGAAAACTCACGGATGCAGCGCCAATTATTTCAGCAAACCTACAGCGACCTGCAAGCCGGAAATCCTGACACGTTTGCCGCACTTCCCGCTGCGATGCGCCAATACCCGCTTTACCCTTGGCTGGAATACACCGATCTTAAGCAGCGCCTCGACACCTTGCCCGATGCCACGGTACTGGATTTTATCCGCCGCAATCCTGATTCGCTGATGGCTGATGCGCTCAATATACAACTCGCCAAACGCCTTGCCGCCAAACAAGACTGGCAAACCCTGCTTGCCACCATTCCCGCGACGCTGGATGACACCGACACCCAATGCTACCGCACCCAAGCACTCGCTGCCGTGGGGCAAAAAGACGCCGCACTGGAACTGGGTAAAAAAACTTGGATGAGCATCAGCAAATCGCTTTCAGACGCTTGCATCCCTGTCACTGACTTATTGCGCCGCCATGTCATGCTTTCCACCAGCGATTACTGGGAACGCATTCGAGCCGCACTCGACAAAAATCAAACCACGCTTGCGACTCAACTGGCGGCTGCTTTGCCACCTGAAGCGCAAATGGCGGTCACGACCTGGATACAAATCCGCGAAGCACCCGCCGCCGCGCTCCCCGCTGCCATGCAGCAACCGGATAACGCTTACCTGCGCGATGCGATTGCTTTTGGGCTGGAACGCCTTGCCAAAAAAGAATCCCAGCAAGCCGAAGCCCTCTGGCAAACCGCTCGCCAAACCCTAAAATTTACCCCAGAAGAAAGCGCTAAAGTCGAAAGCGCATTGGGCATACAACAAGCCCTGCGCCATGACCCCGCTGCGCTGAAACGCCTTGCCGCCATCCCTGCCGCACAGCGCACTCAAGACGCGAATTTGTGGCTGGCACGCACCGCCGCCCGTCAAGGTGAGTGGAAAACCTTGCTGGATGCCACCCAACACCTGCAATTCGAGCACGAACGTGACGCCGCCGGTTGGCACTATTGGCAAGCCCGCGCCCTCGAACAAACCGGCAAAAAAGCCAAAGCCACCACGCTTTACACCCAAATTGCCCCGCAAGCCACGTTCTATGGGTTTCTTGCTGCCGACCGTTTGGGGCAAACCTACACCAGCCTGAAAACCCCAGCCGTTGACCGCAGCCAGCGCATCGCCGGATTGCAAAAAGTCGCCGCCATCCAACGCGCTTTCGAGTGGTTTGCCCTAGGCAACCGCGAACAAGGCCGCAAAGAATGGTTTCGCGCCCTCAAACAAATGGATAAGGAAGGTGCTCTTGCTGCCGCTGATCTCGCCATCCGCAGCAATGACCACAACCTCGCCATTTGGACAGTTGCCCGCGCCAAAGAATGGGATGAAACCCACCTGCGCTTCCCCGTGGTACACACCGACTTGGTCATGGCGCAAGCCCGCAACCAAGGCATTCAACCCGCTTGGGTCATGGGGGTCATTCGCCGTGAAAGTGCCTTTGATGCCACGGTCGAATCCAGCGCCAAAGCCCTTGGTTTGATGCAACTGATTCCCTCCACGGCAAAAGCGGTCGGCACCAAACTGGGCTTAAACATCAAGGGGCGCGACGATATACTGCCGCCCGCCACCAATATTCAGCTAGGCAGCGCGTATTTACGTGAAATGCTCGGCAAATTTTCCGGCAACTACGCGCAAGCCACTGCCGCCTACAACGCCGGGCCCGGTCGCCCCCCGCAATGGGCACCGCAACAACTGATTAATGCCGATCAATGGATCGAAAGCATCCCCTTCACCGAAACCCGCGAATACGTGCAAGCCGTCATGGGCTACACCACGATTTACGATGAAAAACTGAATCCGGGTAAAGGTCGCCGCCTGTCCGAACGTTTACAACCGATAGCACCCCATGCACCCAAACCAGCGCCAAGCCCCTAA
- a CDS encoding M48 family metallopeptidase: MQTFTYIFLAFLLASTVVQLYLSLRQKQHVSAHRAAVPTPFAGKISLAEHQKAADYTLAKGGLGRIDLLIGLVILLAWTLGGGLEWLDAQWRSLGWNELYTGTAVMLSLILIGSVLDMPLSLYRTFVLEERFGFNKMTAITFITDLFKGAALALIIGIPVIMLILWLMTSAGSLWWLYAWAALTAFSLLMTWAYPKFIAPLFNKFSPLEDGEVAERLNALLTRTGFNSKGVFIMDGSRRSAHGNAYFTGFGKNKRIVFFDTLLKHLTPAQVEAVLAHELGHFKRKHIVKGMALSMLMTLSGFIVLAWLMTQAWFYTALGVSQPSTYMALVLFMLVSPAFTFFIGPIMAWWSRKHEFEADEFAAQQSSSAELIAALVGLYKENASTLTPDPWYSAFYDSHPPAAIRIAHLQQQM; encoded by the coding sequence ATGCAAACCTTTACCTACATTTTCCTGGCGTTTTTGCTGGCATCGACCGTGGTACAACTGTACTTGTCGTTGCGTCAGAAACAGCATGTCAGCGCCCACCGTGCCGCTGTCCCCACCCCATTCGCAGGCAAAATCTCGCTGGCAGAACACCAAAAAGCCGCCGATTACACCCTCGCCAAAGGCGGTTTAGGGCGCATCGACCTGCTGATCGGCTTGGTAATCTTGCTGGCCTGGACGCTCGGCGGCGGGCTGGAATGGCTGGATGCACAATGGCGCAGCCTCGGCTGGAACGAGCTATACACCGGCACGGCGGTCATGCTCAGCCTAATCCTGATTGGCAGCGTATTGGATATGCCGCTCTCTCTCTACCGCACTTTTGTGCTGGAAGAACGTTTCGGCTTCAATAAAATGACCGCCATCACCTTTATCACTGACCTGTTTAAAGGCGCAGCACTGGCGTTGATTATCGGCATTCCAGTGATCATGCTGATTTTGTGGCTGATGACCTCGGCGGGCAGCTTATGGTGGTTGTATGCGTGGGCAGCGCTCACCGCATTTTCACTGCTAATGACGTGGGCATACCCCAAATTCATCGCACCTTTATTCAATAAATTCAGCCCCTTGGAAGATGGCGAAGTGGCCGAACGCCTCAATGCCTTATTGACGCGCACCGGCTTTAACAGCAAAGGCGTATTCATCATGGATGGTTCGCGCCGTTCTGCGCACGGCAACGCTTATTTCACCGGCTTTGGCAAAAACAAGCGCATTGTGTTTTTCGACACCCTGCTCAAACACCTCACCCCCGCGCAAGTGGAAGCGGTACTCGCGCATGAATTAGGGCATTTCAAACGCAAACACATTGTCAAAGGCATGGCATTGTCAATGCTCATGACCTTGAGCGGTTTCATCGTCTTGGCATGGTTAATGACGCAGGCGTGGTTTTATACTGCACTCGGTGTCAGCCAACCCTCAACGTACATGGCGCTGGTGTTATTTATGTTAGTCAGCCCAGCGTTCACCTTTTTTATCGGCCCGATCATGGCGTGGTGGTCGCGCAAACACGAATTTGAAGCGGATGAATTCGCCGCGCAACAATCGAGCAGTGCGGAACTGATTGCAGCATTAGTGGGTCTTTACAAGGAGAATGCCAGCACCCTGACACCTGATCCGTGGTATTCGGCATTCTATGACTCGCATCCGCCCGCAGCGATACGGATTGCGCATTTACAACAACAAATGTAA
- a CDS encoding AAA family ATPase: MTTAAPQLIQATLAQLNKVIHGKPQQIQLALTCLLANGHLLLEDLPGMGKTTLAHALAQVCGLEYKRVQFTSDLLPADLIGAAIFEPQTGKFCFHPGPVFSQVFLADELNRATPKAQSALLEAMEERQVSVDGTTHILPAPFFVIATQNPQSQSGTFPLPESQLDRFLMRLSLGYPEPAAERELLKGRNGRVLLASMQQVLNESRLKALQTLVPQVKMTDTLLNYVQRLIACTRQPDICQLGLSPRGALALVKSAQAWALLQARGHVLPEDVQAVFVAVAGHRLVGRQEAQGEQLARQILSKVDVVGGKHG, translated from the coding sequence ATGACAACCGCAGCCCCGCAATTGATTCAGGCGACGCTTGCGCAATTGAACAAGGTCATTCACGGCAAACCGCAGCAGATACAACTCGCGCTGACTTGCTTGCTGGCAAACGGTCATTTGCTGCTGGAAGATTTGCCCGGTATGGGTAAAACCACTCTCGCGCACGCACTGGCGCAGGTGTGTGGCTTGGAATACAAGCGCGTGCAATTCACCAGTGATTTGCTGCCCGCCGATTTGATTGGTGCGGCAATTTTCGAGCCGCAAACGGGTAAATTTTGCTTTCACCCCGGCCCTGTCTTTAGCCAAGTCTTCCTTGCAGACGAACTCAACCGTGCCACTCCCAAAGCCCAAAGCGCCTTGCTGGAAGCGATGGAAGAACGCCAAGTGAGTGTCGATGGCACGACGCATATTTTGCCCGCTCCATTTTTCGTGATCGCCACCCAAAACCCGCAAAGCCAATCGGGAACCTTCCCGCTGCCCGAATCGCAGCTTGACCGTTTCCTCATGCGCCTTTCTTTAGGCTACCCCGAACCGGCGGCGGAACGCGAATTGCTGAAAGGCCGTAATGGTCGCGTCTTACTCGCAAGTATGCAGCAAGTGTTGAACGAATCGCGCCTGAAAGCGCTGCAAACGCTCGTGCCACAAGTGAAAATGACCGATACCCTGCTGAATTATGTGCAACGTTTAATCGCCTGCACCCGACAGCCGGACATCTGCCAGTTGGGGCTATCCCCGCGTGGCGCATTGGCATTGGTGAAAAGTGCGCAAGCTTGGGCATTGTTGCAAGCACGCGGGCATGTGTTGCCGGAAGATGTGCAAGCGGTGTTCGTGGCAGTCGCTGGGCATCGCCTCGTCGGGCGGCAAGAGGCGCAAGGCGAACAATTGGCACGCCAAATTCTCAGCAAAGTCGATGTGGTCGGCGGTAAACATGGTTGA
- the gspK gene encoding type II secretion system minor pseudopilin GspK, with product MHPNQRQAPKPRRQQRGIAILSVLVIAVLVVTLAAAVFVRQSRAVRQTDNFQSLERAWQYVLMMEQYAGLQLQLDAKDNKYDALTDRWAYQLPTQTLNEESGAVVKFTGKLEDLQARFNLNNLINQEGELRGKQNGAAVEQLKPFVTDAGLPPGFVSAIVDWVDIDNQPQGLEGAERDYYMSGEIAYLAADMPFADTSEVRLLRLEMQDPDAKNKALNRFLSTVTALPFKQTTINPNTASKAVLRAMRLSDSQIASILDKRKLKQAYKSKADFVQEMAFTPGKDDVLLNSFDVTTQYFRLTGEVQISRARVFVNSLLLRDAKGSVRVIMRQFDRVNEQPMPTTDNASNTLTNAE from the coding sequence ATGCACCCAAACCAGCGCCAAGCCCCTAAGCCCCGCCGCCAGCAACGCGGGATCGCCATCCTCTCGGTATTGGTGATTGCGGTATTGGTCGTCACCTTAGCTGCCGCCGTATTTGTACGGCAAAGCCGCGCCGTGCGCCAAACCGACAATTTCCAATCGCTGGAACGTGCTTGGCAATACGTGCTCATGATGGAGCAATACGCAGGTTTACAATTGCAACTGGATGCCAAAGACAATAAATACGATGCCCTCACCGACCGTTGGGCGTATCAATTGCCGACCCAGACCCTGAACGAAGAAAGCGGCGCTGTGGTCAAATTCACCGGCAAACTGGAAGACCTGCAAGCACGTTTCAACCTCAATAACTTGATTAATCAAGAGGGTGAATTGCGCGGCAAACAAAACGGGGCGGCGGTTGAGCAACTCAAGCCGTTTGTAACCGATGCAGGCTTACCCCCCGGCTTCGTCAGCGCCATCGTCGATTGGGTAGACATTGATAACCAACCGCAAGGCTTGGAAGGTGCCGAACGCGATTATTATATGTCGGGGGAAATTGCTTACCTCGCCGCCGATATGCCGTTTGCCGATACCAGCGAAGTACGCCTGCTACGGCTGGAGATGCAAGACCCGGACGCAAAAAACAAAGCGCTCAACCGCTTTCTGAGCACTGTCACCGCGCTACCCTTTAAACAAACCACCATCAACCCCAACACCGCCAGCAAAGCAGTGTTACGCGCCATGCGACTGAGCGATAGCCAAATTGCCAGCATTCTCGACAAACGCAAACTTAAGCAAGCCTACAAAAGCAAAGCCGATTTTGTGCAGGAAATGGCCTTCACCCCCGGCAAAGATGATGTACTGCTAAACAGTTTTGACGTGACCACGCAATATTTTCGCCTAACGGGGGAGGTGCAAATCAGCCGCGCACGGGTTTTCGTCAATAGTCTGTTATTGCGTGACGCGAAGGGGAGTGTTCGTGTCATAATGCGCCAATTCGACCGGGTTAACGAACAACCAATGCCAACCACTGACAATGCTAGTAATACGCTTACAAACGCCGAATGA
- a CDS encoding ATP-binding protein — MIKRYITEHVKDALQRQAAVALIGPRQVGKTTLALEIGEQHNALYLDLEDRDDRNRLDNPVLFLESVEDRLVILDEIHRVPEIFQTLRGVIDKGRRKQKGKGRFLILGSASIELLRQSGESLAGRIAYINMSPLSVIEIAHTRVARESLWLRGGFPDSYLAENDKNSLALRKDFIRTYLERDIPLFGSRVPATTLERLWTMLAHRQGSVLNAAELARSLEISAQSVTRYIDLLTDLLLVRRLPPYTVNVGKRLTKSPKIYLRDSGLLHALLGIENSVQLAGHPIVGMSWEGFVLENLLAVLPWRSSAFFYRTAKGVEMDLLIERADGSLWAIEIKRSLSAKVERGFYAACEDLKPQRAFVVYAGDDRYPIAEGVEAISIRGMVEELLADNLMV; from the coding sequence ATGATAAAACGCTACATCACAGAACACGTTAAAGATGCCTTACAGCGGCAAGCTGCTGTGGCACTCATTGGGCCTCGTCAAGTAGGCAAAACGACCTTAGCCTTGGAAATTGGTGAACAGCACAACGCTCTTTACCTCGACCTTGAGGACAGGGATGACCGCAACCGTCTCGATAACCCGGTACTTTTTCTGGAAAGTGTGGAAGATCGGCTGGTGATATTGGACGAAATTCACCGAGTTCCCGAAATCTTCCAAACCTTGCGCGGTGTTATCGACAAAGGTCGCCGTAAACAAAAAGGCAAAGGGCGCTTTTTAATCCTAGGTTCCGCGTCTATCGAATTATTGCGGCAATCAGGGGAAAGCCTTGCTGGGCGTATCGCCTACATCAATATGTCACCGTTGTCGGTGATTGAAATCGCACATACCCGTGTCGCTAGAGAAAGCTTGTGGTTGCGTGGGGGCTTCCCCGACAGTTATCTGGCGGAAAACGACAAAAATAGCTTGGCATTGCGCAAGGACTTCATCCGAACTTACCTAGAACGTGACATCCCCTTGTTCGGCTCACGGGTTCCCGCCACTACACTTGAACGTTTATGGACGATGCTTGCCCACCGGCAAGGCAGTGTGCTGAATGCCGCAGAATTGGCGCGTTCCTTGGAAATCAGCGCCCAGTCGGTGACACGCTACATTGACTTACTGACTGATCTATTACTAGTCAGACGTTTACCGCCTTATACGGTCAATGTGGGAAAACGCCTGACCAAATCCCCAAAAATTTATTTACGAGACAGTGGTTTACTTCACGCACTGCTGGGCATAGAAAATTCCGTGCAACTGGCTGGGCATCCGATAGTTGGCATGAGTTGGGAAGGTTTTGTACTGGAAAATTTACTGGCGGTACTGCCTTGGCGGTCATCGGCTTTCTTTTACCGGACAGCTAAGGGGGTTGAGATGGATCTGCTGATTGAACGGGCCGATGGCTCGCTGTGGGCAATTGAAATCAAGCGTTCATTGTCGGCAAAAGTAGAACGTGGATTTTATGCAGCCTGCGAAGATCTCAAACCGCAACGGGCTTTTGTCGTCTATGCAGGTGATGATCGCTACCCGATTGCAGAAGGGGTTGAAGCAATCAGTATCAGGGGGATGGTCGAAGAACTCCTTGCGGATAACCTTATGGTATAA
- a CDS encoding DUF58 domain-containing protein — MWSAVNMVEALRGHWENWVQQRLPAARVTTLNQRKIFIVPSKTAVGLLMLIALLFLLGINFQNSLVYIICFWLLSLLLLTIFYTWRNLAGLTLTALGVEPCFAGEKAVLEVELTRPAHQPKYALELAWEGEDQVQVDLVTAQTLRVKLSHSTSGRGYFKPPRLRIATQFPTGLALAWSYVTFDVRGLVYPAPVEKAFQPSGNAQRENVADGREIAGGSNDFGGIRDYQQGDGSKRIHWAKYAQTGKLYTKTFVDYASHALWLEWDELPMPGIEVRLSHLCRKVLEFHQEQREYGLRIPGILIEPGKGEAHKARCLQALALFGVQDA, encoded by the coding sequence ATGTGGTCGGCGGTAAACATGGTTGAGGCACTGCGCGGACACTGGGAAAATTGGGTGCAGCAACGTTTGCCTGCCGCCCGTGTAACCACACTCAATCAACGCAAGATTTTTATTGTACCCAGCAAAACCGCTGTCGGGTTGCTGATGCTGATTGCGCTGCTGTTTTTGCTGGGAATTAATTTCCAAAATTCGCTGGTGTACATTATTTGTTTCTGGCTGTTGTCTTTGCTGCTGCTCACGATTTTTTACACATGGCGCAATCTGGCGGGTTTGACCCTTACCGCCTTGGGTGTGGAACCGTGTTTTGCAGGGGAAAAAGCGGTGTTGGAAGTGGAGCTAACGCGCCCCGCCCATCAGCCCAAATACGCACTGGAATTGGCGTGGGAAGGCGAAGATCAGGTGCAGGTGGATCTGGTGACAGCCCAAACCTTGCGCGTAAAACTGTCACACAGCACCAGCGGACGTGGCTATTTCAAACCACCTCGGTTGCGGATTGCGACCCAGTTCCCCACCGGATTAGCGCTGGCATGGTCGTATGTGACCTTTGATGTGCGTGGCTTGGTGTACCCCGCACCGGTTGAAAAAGCGTTTCAACCCAGTGGCAATGCCCAGCGTGAGAATGTTGCAGACGGGCGTGAAATTGCGGGTGGCAGCAACGATTTCGGCGGCATCCGCGATTACCAGCAGGGCGATGGCTCGAAACGTATCCATTGGGCTAAATATGCGCAAACCGGCAAGCTCTATACTAAAACTTTCGTCGATTACGCCAGCCATGCGCTGTGGTTGGAATGGGATGAACTGCCCATGCCCGGTATCGAGGTGCGCTTGTCGCATTTGTGCCGCAAGGTGCTGGAATTTCATCAGGAACAGCGCGAATACGGTTTGCGAATTCCCGGCATCTTGATTGAACCGGGTAAGGGTGAGGCGCACAAAGCGCGTTGCTTGCAGGCATTGGCGCTGTTTGGGGTGCAGGATGCATAA